A single region of the Deltaproteobacteria bacterium genome encodes:
- a CDS encoding prepilin-type N-terminal cleavage/methylation domain-containing protein — MLGKIRKKLNQKGFTLIELMIVIAIIGILAAIAIPQFASYRKKAYNAAALSDMKTAKTTLEAYYADNQWYP; from the coding sequence ATGCTTGGAAAAATCAGAAAAAAACTCAATCAGAAGGGTTTCACCCTTATTGAGTTGATGATCGTTATCGCCATCATCGGTATTCTGGCAGCAATCGCCATTCCGCAGTTCGCCTCCTACCGCAAGAAGGCGTACAATGCGGCGGCCCTGAGTGATATGAAAACCGCCAAGACAACCCTGGAGGCCTACTACGCAGACAACCAGTGGTATCCGTAG
- a CDS encoding ABC transporter permease subunit, producing the protein MLKTYAIIKVTFLGGVRDRTLFGIFILGLLLLATVPIFSYFSMRQTTEVAAGYALSVISLIGLLLTVFMSGNLISKDIDRKSIHTVVTLPISRSQYMVGKFVGLALLLLVSLSILYCLAAMPIYLVSLQYPPLQPLNWQTYFLVGVSEFFLLLVISAVSVLFNSFATSTFLPMALTLAVYCIGQSTVLVKDYLAKASNAKDVPPLLAFVAKASYYIFPNLYAFNLRNTFVYSLPVNLTFLAMVLLYGIFYISVVICMATFVFDRRDLL; encoded by the coding sequence ATGCTGAAAACCTATGCCATCATCAAGGTTACCTTTCTAGGAGGGGTGCGAGACCGTACCCTTTTCGGCATTTTTATCCTTGGCTTGCTGCTGCTGGCCACGGTTCCCATTTTCTCGTACTTTTCTATGCGGCAGACCACGGAGGTTGCCGCCGGATATGCTCTTTCGGTAATTTCGCTCATTGGCTTGCTTCTCACGGTGTTCATGAGCGGCAATCTTATCTCAAAAGATATCGATCGCAAGAGCATCCATACTGTTGTGACACTCCCCATATCCCGCAGCCAATACATGGTCGGCAAATTTGTCGGCCTGGCATTGTTGCTTCTAGTATCTCTGAGCATATTATATTGCCTGGCAGCCATGCCGATTTACCTGGTTTCACTGCAGTACCCCCCCCTGCAACCACTCAATTGGCAAACGTACTTTCTTGTGGGAGTTTCCGAGTTTTTCCTCCTCCTGGTGATCAGCGCTGTCTCGGTGCTGTTCAACAGTTTTGCCACCTCCACTTTTCTACCCATGGCCTTGACCCTGGCAGTCTACTGCATCGGCCAGAGCACTGTGCTGGTAAAAGACTACCTGGCAAAGGCGTCAAACGCCAAAGACGTACCACCGCTTCTAGCATTTGTGGCCAAGGCCAGCTATTACATATTCCCCAACCTCTATGCATTCAATCTAAGAAACACTTTTGTCTATTCTCTGCCGGTTAACCTGACGTTTCTCGCAATGGTTCTTCTCTACGGAATTTTTTACATCAGTGTAGTGATATGCATGGCAACATTCGTTTTTGACAGAAGAGATCTGCTATGA